A part of Deinococcota bacterium genomic DNA contains:
- a CDS encoding type II toxin-antitoxin system Phd/YefM family antitoxin, which yields MPWQLQDAKQKFSQLVRRALEEGPQVVTRRGEEVVVVLSAETYRELSGSRPDFKTFLLSDPDLSELELSRSKETARTVDL from the coding sequence CTCCAAGACGCCAAACAAAAGTTCAGCCAGCTCGTTAGGCGGGCGCTCGAGGAAGGTCCTCAAGTGGTGACGCGTCGCGGCGAGGAGGTCGTCGTCGTGCTCTCCGCCGAAACCTATCGCGAACTGAGCGGTAGCCGGCCCGACTTCAAAACCTTCTTGCTGAGCGATCCTGACCTGAGTGAACTCGAGCTTTCTCGCTCCAAAGAGACAGCGCGCACCGTCGACCTGTGA